The following proteins are co-located in the Podarcis raffonei isolate rPodRaf1 chromosome 5, rPodRaf1.pri, whole genome shotgun sequence genome:
- the DIPK2A gene encoding divergent protein kinase domain 2A encodes MLRLVSLKLGRLYRYVKLAVLGVLAAALALNSPSLLASLQRNELAERRFLQLNKCPACWGTSWCRKFLNGQLRLESWGRLRLLDFLNVKNVYFARYGEPREGSRRVVLKRLGSARELADIDAKICRRATGRGRCDLLQALHATEFASINGDVRLLTPDVVEGWSDLVHCPSQRLLDRLVRRYAETKDSGSFLLRNLKDSERMQLLITLAFNPEPLVLQSFPSDEGWPFAKYLGACGRMVAVNYVGEELWSYFSASWEKRVDLAWQLMEIAEQLTNNDFEFALYLLDVSFDNFAVGPRDGKVIIVDAENVLVADKRLIKQNKPENWDVWYESKFDDCDKEACLSFSKEILCTRVTVDHNYYAICQNLLSRHATWRGTSGGLLHDPPAEIAKDGRLEALLDECANPKKRYGRFLAAKELREYLGRLSNNVR; translated from the exons ATGCTCCGTCTGGTGTCGCTGAAGTTGGGGCGCCTCTACCGCTACGTGAAGCTGGCGGTGCTGGGCGTGCTGGCGGCGGCGCTGGCCCTCAACTCGCCTTCGCTGCTGGCCTCGCTGCAGCGCAACGAGCTGGCCGAGCGGCGCTTCCTGCAGCTGAACAAGTGCCCGGCCTGCTGGGGCACCAGCTGGTGCCGCAAGTTCCTCAACGGGCAGCTGCGCCTGGAGAGCTGGGGCCGCCTGCGCCTGCTCGACTTCCTCAACGTCAAGAACGTCTACTTCGCGCGCTACGGGGAGCCCCGCGAGGGCAGCCGCCGCGTCGTCCTCAAGCGCCTGGGCTCCGCGCGCGAGCTGGCCGACATCGACGCCAAGATCTGCCGGCGCGCCACCGGCAGGGGACGCTGCGACTTGCTCCAGGCCCTGCACGCCACCGAGTTCGCCAGCATCAACGGCGACGTGCGCCTCCTCACCCCCGACGTCGTGGAGGGCTGGTCGGACCTGGTGCACTGCCCCTCGCAGCGCCTCCTCGACCGCCTCGTCCGCCGCTACGCCGAGACCAAGGACTCGGGCAGCTTCCTGCTCCGCAACCTCAAGGACTCGGAGCGGATGCAGCTCCTCATCACGCTCGCCTTCAACCCGGAGCCCCTCGTGCTGCAG AGTTTTCCATCTGATGAGGGCTGGCCATTTGCAAAATATTTAGGAGCATGTGGAAGAATGGTGGCTGTAAACTATGTGGGAGAAGAACTCTGGAGCTACTTCAGTGCTTCATGGGAAAAACGAGTGGACCTGGCATGGCAGTTAATGGAAATAGCTGAGCAGCTGACAAATAATGACTTTGAATTTGCCCTCTACCTCCTTGATGTCAGCTTTGACAACTTCGCAGTAGGCCCTAGAGATGGGAAGGTCATCATTGTGGATGCTGAAAATGTTTTGGTGGCAGATAAAAGGTTAATCAAGCAAA ATAAACCTGAAAACTGGGATGTTTGGTATGAAAGCAAGTTCGATGACTGTGATAAGGAAGCTTGTCTTTCTTTCTCAAAGGAGATTTTGTGCACTCGTGTCACTGTGGACCACAACTACTATGCTATTTGCCAGAACCTTTTATCAAGACATGCCACCTGGCGTGGCACTTCTGGAGGTCTTCTTCATGATCCTCCAGCTGAAATTGCCAAAGATGGTCGACTTGAGGCCTTGCTGGATGAGTGTGCCAATCCAAAGAAGCGATATGGTAGATTCCTAGCTGCAAAAGAATTACGCGAATACCTTGGACGACTAAGTAATAATGTGAGGTAG